In a single window of the Antedon mediterranea chromosome 1, ecAntMedi1.1, whole genome shotgun sequence genome:
- the LOC140052797 gene encoding mitochondrial glycine transporter-like has protein sequence MPIEIQNFKPSLFLKQVSTLAVFNLREIKVSSATSTLKSQKSKMDTILSSPVVKSFLAGSFSGTCSTILFQPLDLVKTRLQSSVVMDGASSSMLRTFNNVVRNEHILGLWKGIVPSISRTVPGVGMYFCCLQTLKNTFDCHNPGPLQAIGLGVVGRGFAGVTLIPITVVKTRCESKVYNYQSLVDALRKIYTTEGKKGLTSGLSATLLRDAPFSGIYLMFYTQTKKHMPIDKIERQCLPTINFASGIIAGVLASTVTQPADVVKTRMQLYPERYKTILQTVRKILAEEGPRAMCTGLVPRCLRRTMMAAMAWTVYEQVMSNFSQK, from the exons ATGCCAATAGAAATTCAAAATTTCAAACCAAGTTTATTTCTAAAGCAGGTTTCAACTTTAGCAGTTTTTAATTTACGTGAAATTAAAGTTTCATCAGCAACAAGCACATTAAAATCTCAAAAAAGCAAAATGGATACAATTTTAAGT TCGCCTGTTGTCAAGTCGTTCCTGGCCGGCTCTTTCAGTGGTACTTGTTCTACCATACTATTCCAGCCTTTGGACCTGGTAAAAACTCGTCTACAGTCATCGGTGGTAATGGACGGCGCCAGCAGTAGTATGCTGAGGACTTTCAACAATGTCGTTCGCAATGAGCACATTCTTGGATTATGGAAAGGCATAGTGCCT tcAATTTCAAGAACAGTACCAGGAGTAGGCATGTATTTTTGCTGTCTACAAACTCTCAAAAATACATTTGA TTGTCACAACCCAGGCCCATTGCAGGCAATTGGTTTAGGCGTCGTCGGGCGTGGTTTTGCAGGCGTAACCCTGATACCAATCACCGTAGTCAAAACACGTTGTGAG AGTAAAGTTTACAACTACCAAAGCCTTGTTGATGCACTAAGAAAAATCTACACCACTGAAGGAAAAAAGG GTCTTACAAGTGGACTGTCTGCCACGCTGTTGAGAGATGCACCGTTCTCTGGTATCTATCTGATGTTTTACACTCAAACCAAGAAACATATGCCAATTG ATAAGATTGAGCGTCAGTGCCTACCAACCATTAACTTTGCAAGTGGGATAATCGCTGGCGTCTTGGCATCCACCGTTACTCAACCAGCTGACGTTGTGAAGACGCGAATGCAGTTGTATCCAGAAAGATACAAGACCATCTTACAAACCGTTCGAAAGATTTTGGCCGAAGAAGGACCTAGAGCCATGTGTACCGGACTAGTGCCCAGATGCTTGCGGAGAACTATGATGGCAGCCATGGCCTGGACTGTCTATGAACAA GTTATGTCTAATTTTTCACAAAAATGA
- the LOC140052771 gene encoding solute carrier family 22 member 15-like isoform X2, with protein MAREPAFTCDGLENASEVCKLNPPCSQYVYNLTEFSSLVADLNLVCDRKLYVEYCMSVFFLGIFVGVLIMGALADRIGRHKVMSAGIVLWIISSFSIAAVQSVWQLLIIRFLCGFLGGGAGLVSYVLLTEMISSNRREFVGFLFNSTFSIGFAVYGFCAYLIYDWRLLSVVSISPVLFTLCNIIILPESPRWLATNGKVTQAENILYQIGKKNGKKIERSLIALKQVTPLTKENKYTYVDLVRTRVMLKRNVIQWINWFTCSLVYYGLSLSSATLGGSPYVSFALSGLIEIPANLFAYVFMRCFGRKPCMLVSYFLGGVGCVGLLVIQPNDSNSKTALARTLLAMIGKFGISSAFTGIYVYSVELIPTVVRNSGMGICSMFARIGGIIAPQLDTMGNTPMYVIYGVSCFVTGFANFFLPETLNKPLPETINEIEGVPYKLVAQDSDDEDAQIFSDGTSGDMDWDIGTGLLEGQATSIDDGRLGENITLHNRRSNSNDLGHMWEIRGEGKTNGMMNGIEMKSVHVYDYVDDEVEILFQRSNTQND; from the exons ATGG CTCGTGAACCCGCGTTTACTTGTGATGGTTTGGAAAATGCGAGTGAAGTGTGTAAATTGAACCCACCCTGTAGTCAATATGTTTACAACCTCACTGAGTTTTCATCACTTGTTGCTGAC CTGAATCTTGTCTGTGACAGGAAGTTATATGTCGAGTATTGTATGTCTGTATTTTTTCTTGGTATTTTTGTCGGTGTGTTGATAATGGGGGCGCTTGCAGACAGAATTGGCAGGCATAAGGTCATGTCAGCTGGCATAGTTTTATGGATTATAAGCTCATTTTCTATAGCAGCTGTTCAAAGTGTTTGGCAACTTTTAATAATACG ATTCTTGTGTGGTTTTTTAGGAGGAGGAGCAGGCTTGGTATCCTATGTGTTGCTTACTGAAATGATTAGTTCAAATCGTAGAGAATTTGTTGGCTTTCtttttaattcaacattttCCATAGGGTTTGCA GTGTATGGTTTTTGTGCATATTTAATATATGATTGGCGTTTGTTAAGTGTGGTTTCCATATCGCCTGTCTTGTTTACTCTGTGTAATATAAT AATTCTTCCTGAATCACCACGATGGCTGGCAACAAATGGCAAAGTTACTCAAGCAGAGAATATTCTATATCAAATTGGAAAGAAGAATGGTAAAAAAATAGAGAGATCATTGATAGCATTAAAGCAGGTTACACCATtgacaaaagaaaataaatatacatatgttGACCTCGTCAGGACGAGGGTCATGCTCAAGAGGAATGTAATACAATGGATAAATTg GTTCACTTGCAGTTTAGTATACTATGGCTTGTCTTTGTCATCAGCTACATTAGGTGGTAGTCCCTATGTCAGCTTTGCTCTCTCTGGTCTTATTGAAATTCCAGCTAACCTCTTTGCCTATGTGTTTATGCGATG TTTTGGTCGTAAGCCATGTATGTTAGTTTCATATTTCCTTGGTGGAGTCGGTTGTGTTGGCTTGTTGGTCATACAGCCTAACG aTAGTAATAGTAAGACTGCTTTAGCACGCACACTACTGGCAATGATCGGCAAGTTTGGTATATCTAGCGCATTTACTGGCATTTATGTTTATTCTGTGGAGTTGATACCAACAGTTGTTAG AAATAGTGGGATGGGTATATGTTCCATGTTTGCTAGGATTGGTGGAATTATTGCTCCTCAACTTGATACAATG gGTAACACTCCAATGTATGTCATATACGGAGTTTCATGCTTCGTAACGGGTTTTGCAAACTTCTTTCTCCCGGAGACATTAAACAAACCTTTACCAGAGACCATCAATGAGATTGAGGGCGTGCCATACAAGTTAGTAGCGCAAGACTCTGATGATGAAGACGCGCAAATATTTAGCGATGGGACTAGTGGTGATATGGATTGGGATATTGGTACAGGGTTACTAGAAGGACAAGCGACCTCTATTGACGATGGCAGACTAGGAGAAAACATAACTCTACATAATCGCCGGAGTAATAGTAATGATTTAGGACACATGTGGGAAATTCGTGGTGAAGGTAAAACAAATGGAATGATGAACGGTATTGAAATGAAGTCTGTTCATGTATATGATTACGTTGATGATGAAGTTGAAATCCTGTTTCAACGAAGTAACACACAAAATGATTAG
- the LOC140052771 gene encoding solute carrier family 22 member 15-like isoform X1 produces the protein MDFDGVLEKVGSFGKAQWIYTFLACSLTIWGSAVTFNPVFTAREPAFTCDGLENASEVCKLNPPCSQYVYNLTEFSSLVADLNLVCDRKLYVEYCMSVFFLGIFVGVLIMGALADRIGRHKVMSAGIVLWIISSFSIAAVQSVWQLLIIRFLCGFLGGGAGLVSYVLLTEMISSNRREFVGFLFNSTFSIGFAVYGFCAYLIYDWRLLSVVSISPVLFTLCNIIILPESPRWLATNGKVTQAENILYQIGKKNGKKIERSLIALKQVTPLTKENKYTYVDLVRTRVMLKRNVIQWINWFTCSLVYYGLSLSSATLGGSPYVSFALSGLIEIPANLFAYVFMRCFGRKPCMLVSYFLGGVGCVGLLVIQPNDSNSKTALARTLLAMIGKFGISSAFTGIYVYSVELIPTVVRNSGMGICSMFARIGGIIAPQLDTMGNTPMYVIYGVSCFVTGFANFFLPETLNKPLPETINEIEGVPYKLVAQDSDDEDAQIFSDGTSGDMDWDIGTGLLEGQATSIDDGRLGENITLHNRRSNSNDLGHMWEIRGEGKTNGMMNGIEMKSVHVYDYVDDEVEILFQRSNTQND, from the exons ATGGATTTTGATGGCGTTCTGGAGAAAGTTGGAAGTTTTGGCAAAGCTCAATGGATATACACATTTCTTGCATGTTCGTTGACTATATGGGGTTCTGCAGTGACATTCAACCCTGTTTTTACAGCTCGTGAACCCGCGTTTACTTGTGATGGTTTGGAAAATGCGAGTGAAGTGTGTAAATTGAACCCACCCTGTAGTCAATATGTTTACAACCTCACTGAGTTTTCATCACTTGTTGCTGAC CTGAATCTTGTCTGTGACAGGAAGTTATATGTCGAGTATTGTATGTCTGTATTTTTTCTTGGTATTTTTGTCGGTGTGTTGATAATGGGGGCGCTTGCAGACAGAATTGGCAGGCATAAGGTCATGTCAGCTGGCATAGTTTTATGGATTATAAGCTCATTTTCTATAGCAGCTGTTCAAAGTGTTTGGCAACTTTTAATAATACG ATTCTTGTGTGGTTTTTTAGGAGGAGGAGCAGGCTTGGTATCCTATGTGTTGCTTACTGAAATGATTAGTTCAAATCGTAGAGAATTTGTTGGCTTTCtttttaattcaacattttCCATAGGGTTTGCA GTGTATGGTTTTTGTGCATATTTAATATATGATTGGCGTTTGTTAAGTGTGGTTTCCATATCGCCTGTCTTGTTTACTCTGTGTAATATAAT AATTCTTCCTGAATCACCACGATGGCTGGCAACAAATGGCAAAGTTACTCAAGCAGAGAATATTCTATATCAAATTGGAAAGAAGAATGGTAAAAAAATAGAGAGATCATTGATAGCATTAAAGCAGGTTACACCATtgacaaaagaaaataaatatacatatgttGACCTCGTCAGGACGAGGGTCATGCTCAAGAGGAATGTAATACAATGGATAAATTg GTTCACTTGCAGTTTAGTATACTATGGCTTGTCTTTGTCATCAGCTACATTAGGTGGTAGTCCCTATGTCAGCTTTGCTCTCTCTGGTCTTATTGAAATTCCAGCTAACCTCTTTGCCTATGTGTTTATGCGATG TTTTGGTCGTAAGCCATGTATGTTAGTTTCATATTTCCTTGGTGGAGTCGGTTGTGTTGGCTTGTTGGTCATACAGCCTAACG aTAGTAATAGTAAGACTGCTTTAGCACGCACACTACTGGCAATGATCGGCAAGTTTGGTATATCTAGCGCATTTACTGGCATTTATGTTTATTCTGTGGAGTTGATACCAACAGTTGTTAG AAATAGTGGGATGGGTATATGTTCCATGTTTGCTAGGATTGGTGGAATTATTGCTCCTCAACTTGATACAATG gGTAACACTCCAATGTATGTCATATACGGAGTTTCATGCTTCGTAACGGGTTTTGCAAACTTCTTTCTCCCGGAGACATTAAACAAACCTTTACCAGAGACCATCAATGAGATTGAGGGCGTGCCATACAAGTTAGTAGCGCAAGACTCTGATGATGAAGACGCGCAAATATTTAGCGATGGGACTAGTGGTGATATGGATTGGGATATTGGTACAGGGTTACTAGAAGGACAAGCGACCTCTATTGACGATGGCAGACTAGGAGAAAACATAACTCTACATAATCGCCGGAGTAATAGTAATGATTTAGGACACATGTGGGAAATTCGTGGTGAAGGTAAAACAAATGGAATGATGAACGGTATTGAAATGAAGTCTGTTCATGTATATGATTACGTTGATGATGAAGTTGAAATCCTGTTTCAACGAAGTAACACACAAAATGATTAG